One window of Acanthochromis polyacanthus isolate Apoly-LR-REF ecotype Palm Island chromosome 19, KAUST_Apoly_ChrSc, whole genome shotgun sequence genomic DNA carries:
- the LOC110960484 gene encoding somatostatin receptor type 5, whose translation MDTSFQLDTDYNHTYVDEHFYYVDHVDGFGITMAILYLVVCIVGLAGNTLVIVAILKLDKMSSSTTVYIFNLALADVLFMVGLPFIATQNFQNHWMFSDIACKAVMVLDGINQFTSVFCLTVLSIDRYMTLAEPLRFARFRTPRCAKIVSAFLWLFSFLTILPMAVHFSSVGGICMPDLVSDTWRLGVLSYTFVMGFALPFTVMTASYTALLLTLRSQCLRTSTPNQEVHRMERQVTKMVVTVVVVFGMCWLPFYTFNFCSLYQSGLVLTFTRAFEFVVLLSYSWSCANPILYACLSDTFRRHFRTLLCSVSKSSPSMQCNTERYDLNDTVVQDVAILL comes from the coding sequence ATGGACACCTCGTTTCAATTAGATACAGACTACAATCACACCTACGTTGACGAACATTTCTACTATGTGGACCATGTTGATGGTTTTGGTATCACTATGGCCATTCTCTACCTGGTGGTTTGCATCGTAGGGCTCGCTGGGAACACTCTCGTCATCGTCGCCATtttaaaactggacaaaatgTCATCTTCCACAACAGTGTATATCTTCAACCTGGCACTGGCCGATGTACTCTTCATGGTCGGTCTGCCCTTCATTGCCACCCAGAACTTCCAGAACCACTGGATGTTTAGTGACATTGCGTGCAAAGCGGTCATGGTGCTGGACGGCATCAACCAGTTCACCAGCGTCTTCTGTCTGACAGTGTTGAGCATTGATCGCTACATGACACTAGCTGAGCCGCTTCGGTTTGCCCGTTTTAGGACGCCACGCTGCGCCAAGATCGTGTCGGCGTTTCTGTGGCTGTTCTCCTTCCTCACCATTCTCCCCATGGCAGTCCACTTCTCATCTGTTGGAGGCATATGCATGCCAGACCTCGTCTCGGATACCTGGCGGCTCGGTGTCCTCTCTTACACCTTCGTTATGGGCTTTGCTTTGCCCTTCACTGTAATGACAGCCTCCTACACGGCGCTGCTGCTTACCTTGCGGTCCCAGTGCCTCAGAACCTCAACGCCAAACCAAGAGGTTCACCGGATGGAGCGACAGGTCACCAAAATGGTAGTGACGGTGGTGGTTGTGTTTGGCATGTGCTGGCTGCCATTTTACACCTTCAACTTCTGCTCTCTGTATCAAAGCGGCCTGGTCCTGACCTTCACCAGGGCTTTTGAGTTTGTGGTGCTGCTGTCCTACTCGTGGAGCTGTGCTAACCCCATCCTCTACGCCTGCCTTTCCGACACCTTCAGGAGGCACTTCCGCACCCTGCTCTGCTCTGTCTCCAAGTCATCTCCCAGCATGCAATGCAACACTGAACGGTATGACCTAAATGATACAGTGGTACAGGATGTCGCAATTCTGCTTTAA